The Flavobacteriales bacterium genome contains the following window.
AGCAGTTAAAACAAAAGGTGCTATTCAATATTATGAAGAACAACCTAGATAACGGCATAGAACAAGGGCTTTACAGACAAGAATTAGATGTTGAAATTATTGCCAAGCTAATGATTAGCAGAATAGATGTTTTGGTTAATGACGAGATTTTTCCATTAACACATTACGATTTTAGAAAATTATTGACAGAAAATAGAATTTATCACATCAGAGGAATATCCACACCAAAAGGCATAAAACATTTAGAAAAAATAATCAATGAGGAATAAATTATTACTACTATTCACCCTAGTAGCCTTTAGTGCTTCTGCACAGCATCAGCTGTCTGTTCAGGAAGCCCAAACATTAGGGTTGCAGAATAATATAAACGTTAAAAATGCTAAGCTAGATGTTTCATTAGCCAAGAAAAAGGTAATGGAAACCATTGCTATGGGTTTGCCAAAAATTAATGGAGAAGTGAATTGGCAACAATTTTTGGAAATACCGACTACTGTTGTCCCTGCCAACATGTTTGTGCCAACAGCTCCAGAAGGTCAATATACCGAATTACAATTTGGAACAGAGCATAATTCTACAGCTACTTTATCCGCTTCACAGCTTCTTTTTGATGGGAGTTATATTGTAGGCTTAAAAGCATCCAAAATCTACAGTAGCCTTTCCCAACAATCTTTACAATTAACAGAACAGCAAATACAAGATAGTATAGCAGCAGCTTATTACAATGTGTTGGTCGCTGAGCAGAGAAAGGATTTCCTTCAGCTCATTGCCGAAATTCATCAGGGGATATTGGATGAAGTACAAGCCCGTTACGATTTGGGCATGGTAGAAGATTTAGACGTAGACAGAATGGCATTAACGCTTTCTAATATGAAAATTCAATCCGAAAACATGGATAGGATGACCGAAGTAGCCTACTTGTATTTAAAGCTAATTCTGGGTATTCCTTTGGAAGAAACTCTAGTTCTTTCAGACAGTTTGCCAGCATTGTTGAGCCAAAATCAAAACCTAAAAATCCAAGAGCCGAATATTGAAAATCGCTTAGAACTTCAATTAGCAGAAACACAAACTCGATTAATGAAGTTAGATTTAAGACGTTATCAATCTCAGTTTTTGCCTAGTATTTCTGCCTTTGGATCTTACAGTGAAAATGCTTTTCGTGACGAGTTTAACTTTTTTGATGAGGGCAATTGGTATCCAACCAAAGTAATTGGACTAAAGGCAACGATGAATATTTTTGATGGATTTTCAAGGGTTGCTAAGGTTCAACAAGCTAAAATTAAATTACAACAAGCTAAGAATAATCGAGCTCAAGTGGCAGAGTCTTTGAGTTTGGCACACAAAGTAGCTTTATCCAATTATCTAACAGCTTTACACACCCAAAAGCAAAAGACAGAAAACTTAGAGTTAAGTAAAAAAATATATTTAAAAACGATGGCTAAATATAGAGAGGGTTTAGTCAGTAGTATGGAATTATCGCAATCGGGGGCTGATTACAGCCAAGCCCAAGCCGATAATGCCCAAGCTATATACAACCTACTTATTGCAAAAACTAATTATAATCGTTCAGTCGGAAACTAATGAAAACACTAAAAATAATATCAGTTATCTGCCTTTCTATTCTTATAGGATGTGGTGAAAAGGTCAATGAATTAGATCAAAAGAAAGAAACTCTTAAAGGTCTAAAACAACAGATGGGAGATTTGAAATCTCAAATTTCTACACTAGAAAAACAGATTGCTCTAGCAGACACCAGTTTTGAAGGTGGCATAGTTGTCCAAACCCAAAAATTACAAAGTGCCAATTTCACACACTATATCAGTCAGCCTGGCGTAGTCAGTTCCAAAGAAAATGTTTTGGTAAGTATTGAAATGGGTGGTATGGTTGTCAGCCGTTTAGTTGAAGAAGGGCGTTGGGTAAACAAAGGTGAAGCGATCATTCAATTGGACGCTAGTATTATGTCCAATCAAGTGGAGGATTTGAGACAATCAACAGAATTGGCTAAGACTACCTACGAACGTCAAGATAATTTATGGAAGCAAAGCATCGGTTCGGAAATGCAATACCTACAAGCCAAAAACCAGTACGTTTCGTTACAGAAAAAGTTAGCCGCTATGGAAGCGCAACTCGACAAGTTAGAATTAGTTGCTCCTATTAGTGGAAGGTTAGACGAAATCTTTATTAATGTAGGTGAGTTTGCAGCACCTACCATGCCCGCATTCCGAATTGTCAACTCCAAGAAATTGCAGGTTGAAGTAGATGTGGCGGAACGTTATTCAGCAATCATCAAAAAAGGAGATAAAGTAAATATTTCATTGAATTCTTTAGGTATAGATACCGAAGAAAAAGTATCATTTGTAGGGCAAGTAATTAACCCTCAAAACAGAACGTTTAAAGTCAAGATAAATCTAAATAACAATTCAGGCTCTATAAAGCCCAATGCTGTAGCATCGGTACAATTGCAAGATTTTAATCAAGACGAAGCCATGGTATTACCATCGGCATGTATCAAAAAAGATATGCGAGGATCTTTTGTATTTGTTGCTGAGGGTAACAAGGCTGTTAAAAAATATGTGGAGACAGGGCTTTCACAAGACGATAAAACACACATTTTATCAGGTTTAGATTTTGGTCAAGAAGTCATCGTTGTAGGCTATGATGGCGTAGCAAATGGAAGTACAATAGATATCAAAAATTAGGTCGATGAGCAACAGAAGTTTCAAGATTACTAATCTATCGCTGAAGAACAAAACAACGGTTTTTATTCTTACAGCACTGTTAACCTTGTTTGGGATATTTTCATACAATTCCATGCCCAAGTCTTTGTATCCAGATATTGTTATGCCAACGATAATGGTGCAAACCATATATCCAGGTAACTCACCTGCCGATATTGAAAACCTTATAACACGACCTTTAGAAAAAGAAATTAAGTCGGTAAAAGGGTTGAAAAAATTAACATCTACCTCTGTTCAAGACAATTCATCTGTAATCGTTGAATTTAATACCGATGTAGAGTTAAAAGTGGCTCTTCAAGATGTCAAAGATGCTGTGGACAAAGCAAAAAGCGATTTGCCTTCAGATCTAGATATGGACCCTATGGTTATGGATATTGACTTTTCGGAGTTCCCTATTTTAAACATTAACCTATCGGGAGATTTCAGTTTAGATGAGTTAAAAATTCATGCTGAATATTTACAAGACGAGATAGAAGCTTTTTCTGAGATATCTAAAGTTGAAATAACGGGCTTATTAGATAAAGAAATTAAAGTAGAAGTGGACTTGCATCGTATGGAGATGAGTCAGGTTAGCTTTAGAGATATAGAAGATGCTATAGCTTTTGAAAACACCTCTATAGCAGGTGGAGATGTACTCATTGGTGATACCAGAAGAATGGTACGTACTTCTGCTGAATTTACGTCTGCCGACGAGATAGCAAACATTATTGTAAAGCACGAAAAAGGAAATATCGTTTACCTTAAAGACATCGCAACAGTTACAGATGGTTATGAAGATAGAGAAAGTTATGCTCGACTAGATACTCAGCCTGTTGTTTCTTTAAATGTGGTAAAGAAAAGTGGTGAAAATTTACTTGTAGCCACCGAAAAAATCATGTCATTGTTAGCGACTTCAAAGCAGACTAAAGTATTGCCAGATAATTTAACTATTTCTATTACCAATGACCAATCCGAACAAACTCGTGATCAATTGAGCAACCTAGAAAATAGTATCATCTTTGGTGTTATATTGGTTGTGTTAGTCTTACTCTTTTTCTTAGGCTTACGCAACGCTTTATTTGTAGGTATGGCCATTCCGCTGTCTATGTTTATCAGTTTTGTTATCCTTGGCGGTATGGGAACTACCATGAATATGGTTGTTTTATTTGCACTCATTTTAGCTTTAGGAATGTTGGTAGATAATGCCATTGTTGTTATAGAGAATATTGATCGTCTTTATAGAAAGGAAGGTTTAAGTAAAATGGAAGCAGCCAAACAAGGTGTTGGCGAAATAGCTGTAGCCATTATTTCTTCTACGCTCACTACTTTAGCAGCC
Protein-coding sequences here:
- a CDS encoding TolC family protein, giving the protein MRNKLLLLFTLVAFSASAQHQLSVQEAQTLGLQNNINVKNAKLDVSLAKKKVMETIAMGLPKINGEVNWQQFLEIPTTVVPANMFVPTAPEGQYTELQFGTEHNSTATLSASQLLFDGSYIVGLKASKIYSSLSQQSLQLTEQQIQDSIAAAYYNVLVAEQRKDFLQLIAEIHQGILDEVQARYDLGMVEDLDVDRMALTLSNMKIQSENMDRMTEVAYLYLKLILGIPLEETLVLSDSLPALLSQNQNLKIQEPNIENRLELQLAETQTRLMKLDLRRYQSQFLPSISAFGSYSENAFRDEFNFFDEGNWYPTKVIGLKATMNIFDGFSRVAKVQQAKIKLQQAKNNRAQVAESLSLAHKVALSNYLTALHTQKQKTENLELSKKIYLKTMAKYREGLVSSMELSQSGADYSQAQADNAQAIYNLLIAKTNYNRSVGN
- a CDS encoding efflux RND transporter periplasmic adaptor subunit, which translates into the protein MKTLKIISVICLSILIGCGEKVNELDQKKETLKGLKQQMGDLKSQISTLEKQIALADTSFEGGIVVQTQKLQSANFTHYISQPGVVSSKENVLVSIEMGGMVVSRLVEEGRWVNKGEAIIQLDASIMSNQVEDLRQSTELAKTTYERQDNLWKQSIGSEMQYLQAKNQYVSLQKKLAAMEAQLDKLELVAPISGRLDEIFINVGEFAAPTMPAFRIVNSKKLQVEVDVAERYSAIIKKGDKVNISLNSLGIDTEEKVSFVGQVINPQNRTFKVKINLNNNSGSIKPNAVASVQLQDFNQDEAMVLPSACIKKDMRGSFVFVAEGNKAVKKYVETGLSQDDKTHILSGLDFGQEVIVVGYDGVANGSTIDIKN